A portion of the Candidatus Nitrosotenuis aquarius genome contains these proteins:
- a CDS encoding envelope protein, translating to MKLLLVFCIVFSFGVSQVFAAQLDFFTDSQIYSPGKPLFVYGKALQQEDIVLRFTDPAENVITFTQITTDDDGQFQTELFVWPEASTTLPYGTYTIEAISTQQGGLSKIIEIKFSPTTEIEKIPVSRDITTLVFTPETAAIGQPFRIFAQVTSDGLLVGGDPDKLLGTTHVHLPDGQAVNLSTSFQTLHPGLYYAEFTPTQEGTHVFHVVAFSQGTISHGSAATVVLKQDLGGISTQIIELNSVLKDTSSELDNLKSEIEGFGSSLDSASKNIDESVTSISNSVKNMENASQQLNSLLFPIVASIAIIVALQIVILARRR from the coding sequence ATGAAATTATTGCTGGTATTTTGTATTGTGTTTTCTTTTGGTGTTTCACAAGTATTTGCTGCACAACTGGATTTTTTTACCGACAGCCAAATCTATTCTCCGGGAAAGCCGCTTTTTGTGTATGGCAAAGCCCTCCAACAAGAAGACATTGTCCTTCGATTCACTGATCCAGCTGAGAATGTCATAACGTTTACCCAGATTACTACTGATGATGACGGTCAATTCCAGACAGAACTGTTTGTCTGGCCAGAGGCGTCAACCACACTCCCATACGGAACATACACCATAGAAGCAATCAGCACTCAGCAAGGTGGTCTTTCCAAAATAATAGAAATCAAGTTCTCCCCAACAACAGAAATAGAAAAAATACCCGTCTCTCGAGATATAACCACACTTGTCTTTACTCCAGAGACTGCTGCAATAGGCCAACCTTTCCGAATATTCGCTCAGGTAACAAGTGATGGCTTGTTGGTTGGAGGAGATCCAGACAAGCTGCTTGGCACAACACACGTTCATTTGCCAGATGGACAGGCAGTTAATCTGTCTACATCATTTCAAACTCTACATCCTGGATTGTATTATGCTGAATTTACCCCAACACAGGAAGGAACACACGTATTTCACGTGGTGGCCTTCTCACAGGGGACAATATCACACGGTTCTGCAGCTACGGTAGTCCTAAAGCAAGACTTGGGAGGAATATCAACGCAAATCATCGAGCTAAACTCTGTACTAAAGGATACGTCATCAGAGCTGGACAATCTAAAATCGGAAATAGAAGGGTTTGGCTCTTCGCTTGATTCTGCCAGCAAAAACATCGATGAGAGTGTCACTTCTATATCAAACTCTGTTAAAAACATGGAAAATGCATCGCAACAGCTAAACTCTTTGTTGTTTCCTATAGTTGCATCAATTGCAATAATTGTGGCACTGCAAATTGTCATTCTTGCAAGAAGAAGATAA
- a CDS encoding S8 family serine peptidase translates to MFFGTKILSVTLCVLLLSSVFSSSFAYDKFDNPPEPKLNANSFTDLVVVPQETLQNHKLQRYLVFGHGSLDDIDTISSVSTGNGFFSIAILSEQSIPILSAKGYHIIRDFPLEFHNRGMFSEMDQIRESSGAELAQIKYNYTGNGIKIAIVDTGVDFSNPDLKDSLARDQNNYPIMLDADGQGLVLTNATFIANIDKYGVLQNTTKPIIEKINKSLDKNATSTVYLTKNGAFLNLKQKGKGTPISIYNSFFPASGPAPKFNGTILDDYKIGKSKHDFIKSASGVYHFGMMYQGAMQGPFTSVQAVPVLVVDSQIPGKYDTIIPDLSTSWQDYTKFDLKKGQKPTYDFDFTDETPIRLGSGNEFLVYDSNKDGKLDFSAGTVGAQIVDIYGVMSQNKSFVDKFLKATNGTLLPPLDPNGNFFGVMTDFVGHGTGAAASIVSKGKEQYDIYNNTKKYKLTGVAPNAKIIPVKALWFGDTVYGWLWVSGFDSTNNTWKFSGKPRADIISNSWGISNFPSLKTTPGIDVLSLIVNVLSTPQSIDPKYPGVTIISSAGNAGPGYGTMGLPNAAPFGITVGATTNNVYVGYGAFKGQPRFGNTTYHANHMVDFSSRGPSIIGDPKPDLLNTGAYGFVPSNVLKAKKDSKAESFSMFGGTSMAAPLVAGSAAILMEGLQEKNQDYDPFMIKNILMSTATDIHNDPFTQGSGFVNSYRAAQLINGENGIFAVYNNSTYYTIKQVLEPPMLRLNQTLPGFDLFKLSEKAHPQTSWFGGRLGPGDKSTTTFTIENPGNQTITIQVIPQKLALIEKSEINSTTKIRLKDILYNKTGVFRPDYIKLKDVSEQKSLSSYYENRTVIPKDAELMVMNLNFAFSDFMNKTEKLYASDMKIASLYLYDWNDKNKDDLASSSELSLVNRGGSWGTVQELRVSDPSTKFENVPLVGVYPVPTRYSYWLGEIKKNSTEMNYELSASYYKKQDWSDIWIDNGIIQVPPHGTAQVSATITIPENAKPGLYQGFLRFIGNNHTVNAPVSFAITSQIQKEKLTVISGQKNPDILYGNGYVKGAFDMTNRYNAGDWRQYYFDISDSTINTASIDISWQDGDTNFSAFVIDPQGRIIQSNVPAGVFGQLLDWPTSDWLGTTPFSEGGGFYPVKNKDATSTLLYAPINQTGTYTLLLHSTLFGGKSTTEPFTVIGKFSSISADDSPPVIDFPVDQYTNVIPIPTITDDGEVSVKYHLDGMETNTISDISEGPHTVKIEATDDAGNTSVQFYSFVVDRTAPQILVSNQERISDVMSVDFAVEDANPDIISVLLPDGTIIENQTSIDFDASNLDDDKYDIIIQSMDRAGNKAEKTITFEKSNVITPALAKNDTKLDFNLVLLIISGMIAIGISIFIVLTTKSQKSSKR, encoded by the coding sequence ATGTTTTTTGGCACAAAAATCCTCTCAGTGACTCTCTGTGTTTTGTTACTGTCTTCGGTTTTTTCAAGTTCTTTCGCATATGATAAATTTGACAATCCACCTGAGCCAAAATTAAATGCAAATTCGTTTACTGATCTGGTCGTTGTACCGCAAGAAACATTGCAAAACCACAAGTTGCAGCGCTATCTGGTATTTGGGCACGGATCACTTGATGACATTGACACAATTTCCAGTGTTAGCACTGGCAATGGGTTTTTTTCAATTGCCATACTTTCTGAGCAATCGATTCCTATTTTGAGTGCAAAAGGATATCACATTATCCGGGATTTTCCGCTGGAATTTCATAATAGGGGCATGTTTTCTGAAATGGACCAGATCCGAGAATCCAGCGGGGCAGAGCTTGCGCAAATAAAATACAATTACACTGGAAATGGAATCAAAATCGCCATAGTTGACACTGGTGTAGACTTTTCAAATCCCGATCTCAAGGATTCTCTGGCAAGGGACCAGAACAATTATCCAATAATGCTTGATGCCGACGGGCAGGGACTAGTACTTACAAATGCTACTTTTATTGCAAACATTGACAAGTATGGCGTTCTACAAAACACCACAAAACCAATAATTGAGAAAATAAACAAATCCCTTGACAAAAACGCAACATCTACAGTATACCTGACAAAAAACGGCGCCTTTTTGAACCTAAAGCAAAAGGGCAAGGGAACCCCCATATCGATATACAATTCGTTTTTTCCGGCAAGCGGCCCGGCGCCAAAATTCAACGGCACCATATTAGATGATTACAAAATAGGCAAAAGCAAGCACGATTTTATCAAATCTGCAAGCGGCGTTTACCATTTTGGAATGATGTATCAAGGGGCAATGCAGGGCCCATTTACAAGCGTTCAGGCCGTGCCTGTATTGGTAGTGGACTCTCAAATTCCTGGCAAATATGATACTATTATACCAGACCTTAGCACATCATGGCAAGACTATACCAAGTTTGATCTAAAAAAGGGACAAAAGCCTACTTATGACTTTGACTTTACAGATGAAACACCGATCCGACTTGGTTCCGGTAATGAATTTTTGGTGTATGATTCCAACAAGGACGGCAAGCTGGATTTCAGTGCGGGTACTGTGGGTGCGCAAATAGTCGACATCTATGGTGTAATGTCGCAAAACAAGTCCTTCGTAGATAAGTTCCTCAAGGCGACAAATGGAACGCTACTGCCGCCACTGGATCCAAATGGTAATTTTTTTGGCGTAATGACTGACTTTGTCGGCCATGGAACAGGAGCTGCAGCATCAATCGTATCAAAGGGAAAAGAACAATACGATATTTACAACAACACAAAAAAATACAAGCTAACAGGTGTTGCTCCAAATGCAAAAATCATACCAGTAAAGGCACTCTGGTTTGGCGACACTGTATATGGATGGCTGTGGGTCTCTGGATTTGATAGTACAAACAACACGTGGAAGTTCTCTGGCAAGCCACGAGCCGATATAATCTCGAACAGTTGGGGCATTTCCAATTTTCCATCGCTAAAGACAACGCCAGGAATCGATGTCTTATCTCTGATAGTAAATGTTTTGTCTACACCGCAGTCAATTGATCCGAAATATCCCGGCGTGACAATAATTTCTAGTGCAGGAAATGCAGGACCTGGCTATGGCACCATGGGATTGCCAAATGCCGCACCGTTTGGAATCACAGTTGGGGCTACTACAAACAATGTCTATGTTGGGTATGGCGCATTCAAGGGCCAGCCAAGATTTGGCAACACCACATATCATGCAAACCACATGGTTGACTTTTCAAGCAGGGGCCCAAGCATAATTGGTGATCCGAAACCCGATTTGCTAAACACTGGGGCATACGGATTTGTGCCAAGCAACGTACTCAAGGCAAAAAAGGACTCTAAGGCGGAATCGTTTTCCATGTTTGGAGGAACTAGCATGGCAGCACCTCTAGTTGCAGGCTCTGCGGCAATCCTAATGGAAGGCCTGCAAGAAAAAAACCAAGACTATGATCCGTTTATGATAAAAAACATTCTAATGTCTACTGCCACTGACATACACAACGATCCGTTCACGCAGGGCTCTGGCTTTGTAAACTCGTATCGAGCAGCTCAGCTCATCAATGGAGAAAATGGAATATTTGCAGTGTATAACAATTCGACATATTACACCATAAAACAAGTCCTAGAACCTCCAATGTTACGGCTAAACCAGACCCTTCCTGGATTTGATTTGTTCAAATTATCTGAAAAGGCACACCCGCAGACAAGCTGGTTTGGAGGAAGACTGGGGCCGGGTGACAAAAGCACAACCACATTCACAATAGAAAACCCAGGCAACCAGACCATAACAATACAGGTAATTCCTCAAAAGCTAGCACTGATTGAAAAATCCGAGATAAACTCTACCACAAAAATCCGACTCAAAGACATACTGTATAACAAAACAGGCGTGTTCAGGCCAGATTATATCAAGCTAAAAGATGTCTCAGAGCAGAAATCACTGTCATCGTATTATGAGAATCGAACCGTAATACCAAAAGATGCAGAACTAATGGTGATGAATCTGAACTTTGCATTCTCTGACTTTATGAACAAGACAGAAAAGCTCTACGCATCGGACATGAAGATTGCCTCACTATATCTCTATGACTGGAATGACAAAAACAAGGACGATCTGGCCTCAAGCAGCGAGCTGTCTCTAGTGAATAGGGGAGGTTCGTGGGGAACAGTCCAAGAGCTGCGCGTATCTGATCCAAGCACTAAATTCGAAAATGTGCCACTGGTCGGCGTGTATCCTGTGCCCACAAGATACTCGTACTGGCTAGGTGAGATCAAGAAAAATTCCACAGAGATGAACTATGAATTATCTGCCAGCTATTACAAAAAGCAAGACTGGAGCGATATCTGGATTGACAATGGAATAATACAGGTACCGCCGCACGGCACAGCCCAAGTCTCTGCAACAATTACTATTCCAGAGAATGCCAAGCCTGGACTGTATCAGGGATTTCTAAGATTCATTGGCAATAATCACACAGTGAATGCGCCGGTGTCGTTTGCGATAACATCACAAATACAAAAGGAAAAGCTGACGGTGATCTCTGGCCAAAAAAACCCAGACATATTGTATGGAAACGGCTACGTCAAGGGGGCATTTGACATGACAAACAGGTACAATGCAGGAGACTGGCGCCAATATTATTTTGACATATCGGATTCTACAATCAACACCGCATCAATTGACATATCTTGGCAAGACGGCGACACAAATTTTTCTGCATTTGTAATTGATCCGCAAGGCCGAATCATACAAAGCAATGTTCCTGCCGGCGTGTTTGGGCAATTACTTGACTGGCCGACATCTGACTGGCTTGGCACCACTCCATTTAGTGAGGGCGGAGGATTTTATCCAGTCAAAAACAAAGACGCAACATCCACGTTATTGTATGCGCCAATAAACCAGACAGGAACATACACCTTATTACTGCATTCCACTTTGTTTGGAGGAAAATCTACTACAGAGCCGTTTACGGTAATTGGCAAATTTTCTTCCATATCTGCAGATGACTCACCACCAGTAATTGATTTCCCAGTTGATCAGTACACCAATGTAATTCCAATTCCAACAATAACTGATGATGGCGAGGTTTCAGTCAAGTATCACCTTGATGGTATGGAAACCAATACAATATCTGACATATCAGAAGGCCCACACACCGTCAAAATAGAGGCAACCGATGATGCCGGCAACACGTCAGTACAATTCTATTCGTTTGTTGTGGACAGGACTGCACCACAGATACTGGTCTCAAATCAGGAGAGAATATCTGATGTGATGAGTGTTGATTTTGCTGTAGAGGATGCAAATCCGGATATCATTTCAGTATTGTTGCCAGATGGCACCATAATAGAAAATCAGACCTCAATTGACTTTGATGCTAGCAATCTGGATGATGACAAATATGACATTATAATTCAGAGTATGGACAGGGCTGGCAACAAGGCAGAAAAAACCATCACATTTGAAAAATCTAATGTCATAACTCCGGCTCTAGCCAAAAACGATACAAAACTTGATTTCAATCTTGTCTTGCTGATTATATCTGGAATGATTGCGATCGGAATTTCCATCTTTATAGTTTTGACAACCAAGTCGCAAAAATCATCAAAACGATGA
- a CDS encoding twin-arginine translocation signal domain-containing protein has product MSQGDSIKPSTLSRRDFLKLMGAAGTALTFAPFVPWGKFMPNPDSAKLEKVPVILPDGGQANVNTFPTNHAEVITYPKTGDRVLDEEAFRKWQFIRLPEELGGSKNDASSFRAYSMVCLHLWCLWKYWPQEGRKRGECPCHGSMYNPITGTAFAGPAALQAAPSNTLAKLDLEADTKGDLWIMPAKFSPDKNGVVGYGRFVE; this is encoded by the coding sequence ATGTCGCAAGGGGATAGTATCAAGCCATCTACGCTATCGCGACGAGATTTTCTCAAGCTAATGGGTGCCGCAGGAACAGCACTTACCTTTGCACCGTTTGTCCCATGGGGCAAATTCATGCCAAACCCGGACAGCGCAAAACTCGAAAAAGTGCCGGTAATTCTGCCGGACGGCGGCCAAGCAAACGTTAACACTTTTCCAACCAATCACGCCGAAGTCATCACATATCCAAAGACAGGAGACCGTGTATTGGATGAGGAGGCATTTAGAAAATGGCAGTTTATTCGATTGCCCGAAGAGCTGGGCGGTAGCAAAAACGATGCCAGCTCGTTTAGGGCTTATAGCATGGTGTGCTTGCATTTGTGGTGCCTTTGGAAGTATTGGCCGCAAGAAGGCAGAAAAAGAGGAGAATGCCCATGCCATGGAAGCATGTACAACCCAATCACTGGAACTGCGTTTGCAGGACCTGCAGCCTTGCAGGCGGCACCGTCTAACACTTTGGCAAAGCTGGACTTGGAAGCAGACACAAAAGGTGATCTGTGGATAATGCCCGCCAAATTTTCACCAGACAAAAATGGAGTAGTAGGATATGGCCGTTTCGTTGAGTAG
- a CDS encoding cytochrome b produces MAVSLSRRTGTVAFLYWIWDGLERTVFTGVKFSFPSRFVSPFGFLGMLTFIVFVILGISGALLMFYYMPVLDRAWDSVEKINNVVPFGFHIRNIHYHGSNAMVLLAILHMYYQYFSGRYKIRNEILWVTGVILGTVTILEAFTGYDIIFSERAELAISIAASLTNSIPIIGSTVRDAMFGNGFSDFVLRFYAQHVFILPLVMLGLMAVHFPRFLVFDVPMVMAISGAILITGGVFPIDMGFKFEPTVPPGITVPEWYLTGLYAFLRTQYDKFVTGVLWPGLFIGALLLVPFLDRYKKFSWKDRPMVTAFGITGIAQIMVTTYWGFYIPADTTVPLVQRLVIDPIFFYLVMILLVPLGFGFSYMMIKMAQEAERKAKLNKDKGPKKVAEINLSQKWINWVIIGLLVFQVYLNIAAYNAAITGLNNLSLFFTGLILIVFAGMFHVYRYGMSEAKRPPPPPPVQEPQLEQAPIPETKELPKEKSEGQH; encoded by the coding sequence ATGGCCGTTTCGTTGAGTAGGCGCACAGGCACTGTTGCCTTTTTGTACTGGATCTGGGATGGACTAGAAAGAACCGTCTTTACTGGAGTAAAATTCTCATTCCCATCTAGATTTGTCAGTCCATTTGGATTTTTAGGAATGCTGACATTTATCGTGTTTGTAATACTTGGTATTTCTGGCGCACTGCTAATGTTCTATTACATGCCTGTGCTGGATAGAGCATGGGACAGTGTGGAGAAAATCAACAATGTCGTGCCGTTTGGATTCCACATTAGGAACATTCACTATCACGGCTCTAACGCAATGGTTCTTTTAGCAATTCTGCACATGTACTATCAGTATTTTAGTGGAAGATACAAAATTAGAAACGAGATCCTCTGGGTAACTGGTGTCATACTGGGAACAGTAACCATACTTGAGGCATTCACTGGATACGACATCATATTTAGTGAAAGAGCGGAACTTGCAATCAGTATTGCAGCGTCGCTTACCAACTCTATACCGATAATTGGGTCCACTGTGCGTGACGCCATGTTTGGCAATGGATTTTCGGACTTTGTGCTTAGGTTCTATGCGCAACATGTGTTTATCCTGCCGCTTGTGATGCTTGGACTAATGGCAGTTCATTTCCCAAGATTCTTGGTCTTTGATGTGCCAATGGTCATGGCAATCTCTGGCGCTATTCTGATCACGGGAGGTGTGTTCCCAATTGACATGGGATTCAAGTTCGAGCCTACGGTACCGCCTGGAATTACTGTTCCAGAATGGTACCTGACAGGACTGTATGCATTTTTGAGGACGCAATACGACAAGTTCGTAACTGGCGTGCTTTGGCCGGGCCTGTTCATAGGCGCATTATTGCTGGTGCCATTCCTGGATAGGTACAAGAAATTCTCTTGGAAGGACAGGCCAATGGTTACTGCCTTTGGAATCACTGGAATTGCGCAAATCATGGTCACTACATACTGGGGGTTCTACATTCCTGCTGATACCACAGTGCCACTAGTCCAAAGACTGGTAATTGACCCAATATTCTTCTATCTGGTTATGATTTTACTAGTGCCGCTAGGGTTTGGCTTTAGCTACATGATGATAAAGATGGCACAGGAAGCAGAGCGCAAGGCAAAACTCAACAAGGACAAGGGGCCAAAAAAAGTAGCCGAGATCAACTTGTCCCAGAAATGGATCAACTGGGTCATAATCGGGTTGCTGGTGTTCCAAGTCTATCTCAACATAGCTGCATATAATGCGGCAATCACCGGCCTCAACAATTTATCGCTGTTCTTTACGGGCCTAATACTGATTGTATTTGCAGGAATGTTCCATGTGTACAGGTATGGCATGTCTGAGGCAAAGAGGCCCCCACCACCGCCGCCAGTACAAGAGCCGCAGCTAGAACAAGCACCAATCCCGGAAACAAAGGAACTTCCAAAAGAAAAATCGGAAGGCCAGCACTAA
- a CDS encoding cupredoxin domain-containing protein produces the protein MIVGVSIGIGYYQMYYLPESLAKPKVSEEILNPPDKIEVKMIKGSDSPEQKDNFVPKLINVQLGVDNRVIWINDDGTPHTVTPDKATEDSYSGEFGSPGVVKAGEHYEFLFTEAAEIDYHCSPHPWMKGKVVVTKQRF, from the coding sequence ATGATCGTTGGGGTTTCAATTGGAATCGGTTACTATCAAATGTATTATCTGCCGGAATCACTGGCAAAACCAAAGGTATCTGAAGAAATTCTAAATCCTCCAGACAAAATCGAGGTCAAAATGATCAAAGGCTCTGACAGTCCTGAGCAAAAGGACAACTTTGTTCCAAAACTAATCAACGTACAGCTAGGCGTAGACAACCGCGTAATTTGGATAAACGACGATGGAACTCCTCATACTGTTACTCCTGACAAGGCAACCGAAGACTCGTACAGCGGGGAATTTGGCTCACCGGGAGTAGTCAAGGCTGGCGAACATTACGAGTTCCTCTTTACAGAAGCTGCCGAAATTGACTATCACTGCTCTCCTCACCCATGGATGAAGGGCAAAGTAGTGGTAACAAAGCAGAGATTCTAG
- a CDS encoding DNA-3-methyladenine glycosylase family protein, whose translation MQINLDHTINSGQVFLWEKFGTKWYGINGPDVLSVDESNPGIASSYQKQDYDLFREKDNFEKIIKSISQDKIIKKAAKEFAGLRLMRQDPFQCYISFIVSSNSSIQNIRRTLQNITIKFGKKIKFDNKEFHTFPEPKTLAHATKQELLSCGLGYRAPFVKEASSLVSNGQIDFDHLKKVDYHAAKESLLQVFGIGHKVADCILLFSLEKLESFPLDRWIIRSLQEYYPDRFSFEGKTLTQNKYQILHQQITQYFGPYAGYCQQFLFKLIRESNQKKWL comes from the coding sequence ATGCAAATCAACCTAGATCATACCATCAATAGCGGCCAAGTGTTTTTGTGGGAAAAATTTGGGACCAAGTGGTACGGAATAAACGGCCCTGATGTTTTATCGGTAGACGAGAGCAATCCAGGCATAGCATCATCATATCAAAAACAAGATTACGATTTATTCAGAGAAAAAGACAATTTTGAGAAAATCATAAAATCAATATCCCAAGACAAAATAATAAAAAAGGCAGCAAAAGAATTTGCAGGCCTCCGGCTAATGAGGCAGGACCCGTTCCAGTGCTATATCTCATTTATTGTATCATCTAATTCTAGCATACAAAACATCAGGCGAACTTTGCAAAACATTACAATAAAGTTTGGCAAAAAAATCAAATTCGACAATAAAGAATTTCACACATTCCCAGAACCAAAGACACTGGCACATGCAACAAAGCAAGAGTTGCTATCCTGCGGCCTGGGATACAGAGCGCCATTTGTGAAAGAGGCGTCAAGCCTAGTTAGCAATGGCCAAATTGACTTTGATCATCTAAAAAAGGTAGACTATCACGCCGCAAAAGAATCCCTACTGCAGGTGTTTGGCATTGGGCACAAAGTAGCTGACTGTATTTTGCTTTTTTCACTGGAAAAGCTGGAATCATTTCCGCTGGACCGCTGGATAATTCGCAGCCTGCAGGAATACTATCCAGACAGATTTTCCTTTGAGGGAAAAACACTGACACAAAACAAATACCAAATTCTACACCAGCAAATCACACAGTATTTTGGGCCATATGCAGGGTACTGCCAGCAATTTCTCTTCAAGCTGATCAGAGAGTCAAATCAGAAAAAATGGTTGTAA
- a CDS encoding MBL fold metallo-hydrolase: protein MKVKVLGAGLEVGRSGFLVNCEGANYLLDYGVNLGKNLQAPMHVMPKEVDSIIVTHAHLDHSGYVPLMYVSGTCPVYATPPTFDLSRILIEDMLRLEKEAHPFGLPEVHKMYSHAKRIGFGEKITHGKSSFELRDSGHVVGGGTVLVESEGKKLFYTGDINVNGSRMLREADLDIGEIDMLITESTYSQTEQMPRKESEEKFIEFANEILDQKGTLFVPAFSVERSQEIACILKNAKFKHKIIMDGMALSVNEVLLRYPEYLRDYEVFVDAIENTVWVRTHSERKRELAEPCVVISPAGMLVGGNAVFYLQELALDKKNGIALVSYQGEGTPGRRLLDSGKISVHGRERKAEAQVRQFEFSGHSDRNALFDLIKKIKGNPKVLTVHGDGNACTKFAQEINERFGFDAHAPKMGDVISI from the coding sequence TTGAAAGTAAAAGTTTTGGGGGCAGGCCTAGAGGTAGGAAGGTCCGGCTTTTTGGTAAATTGCGAAGGCGCCAATTACCTATTGGACTATGGAGTAAATTTAGGAAAGAATCTTCAGGCCCCAATGCACGTAATGCCAAAGGAGGTCGACTCCATCATAGTAACACATGCACACTTGGACCATTCCGGCTATGTGCCACTGATGTATGTCAGCGGTACCTGTCCCGTGTATGCGACTCCGCCAACATTTGATCTCAGCAGAATCCTAATCGAAGACATGCTACGACTGGAAAAGGAAGCCCATCCCTTTGGCTTGCCCGAAGTCCACAAGATGTATTCCCATGCAAAGCGAATTGGCTTTGGCGAAAAAATCACCCACGGCAAGTCATCATTTGAGCTTCGAGATTCCGGCCATGTCGTGGGCGGCGGAACAGTCCTAGTCGAATCCGAAGGAAAGAAACTCTTCTACACTGGAGACATCAACGTAAACGGCTCTAGAATGTTGCGCGAAGCAGACCTAGATATCGGCGAAATTGACATGCTAATCACAGAGAGCACCTATTCTCAGACAGAACAGATGCCAAGAAAGGAATCCGAGGAAAAGTTCATCGAGTTTGCAAATGAAATTTTAGACCAAAAGGGAACCCTGTTTGTTCCAGCATTTTCCGTAGAGCGCTCCCAGGAAATTGCCTGCATTCTAAAAAATGCCAAGTTCAAGCACAAAATAATCATGGACGGAATGGCATTAAGTGTCAACGAAGTATTATTGCGATATCCAGAATATCTCCGAGACTATGAGGTCTTTGTAGATGCAATAGAAAACACAGTCTGGGTGAGGACCCATTCAGAGCGAAAGCGCGAGCTTGCAGAGCCATGTGTTGTGATATCTCCTGCAGGAATGCTAGTTGGCGGAAACGCCGTCTTTTATCTGCAAGAACTCGCATTAGATAAGAAAAATGGAATTGCGCTGGTATCATACCAAGGTGAGGGCACGCCAGGCAGAAGGCTGCTAGATTCAGGCAAGATTTCAGTTCATGGTAGAGAGCGAAAGGCAGAAGCGCAGGTAAGGCAATTCGAGTTTTCAGGCCACTCTGATAGAAACGCACTCTTTGATCTAATCAAGAAGATCAAGGGAAACCCCAAGGTCCTGACTGTCCACGGGGATGGAAACGCATGCACAAAGTTTGCACAGGAAATCAACGAGCGCTTTGGCTTTGATGCACATGCCCCGAAAATGGGCGATGTCATATCGATATAA
- a CDS encoding ATP-binding protein, whose amino-acid sequence MPIAILPDVDEQRCIGCALCVEICTSLGPDVLRVKPVEGWKRGKAFVFYPERCISDGACIGVCPTKAIFWMRPMNYTAGQPVPLHKNGVFVKGWAEDAGL is encoded by the coding sequence ATGCCAATAGCAATACTTCCAGACGTTGACGAACAAAGATGTATTGGCTGCGCACTATGCGTAGAAATCTGTACATCTCTTGGCCCAGACGTACTCCGAGTAAAACCAGTCGAAGGCTGGAAAAGAGGTAAGGCATTTGTCTTTTACCCAGAAAGATGCATCTCCGACGGAGCATGCATCGGCGTTTGCCCAACAAAGGCAATCTTCTGGATGAGACCAATGAACTACACAGCTGGACAACCAGTTCCTCTACACAAGAACGGAGTTTTCGTAAAAGGCTGGGCAGAAGACGCAGGTCTTTAG